In Chryseobacterium gotjawalense, the following are encoded in one genomic region:
- a CDS encoding PaaI family thioesterase, translated as MSPHELAQYMLNQDHFSQWMGIKLIEVREKYCLIEMPIKQEMINGLRTVHGGVTFSLADSALAFSSNNTNEASVALHCSMNFTKAVRLGDTLIAESVLISDTRKTGVYDISITNQHKVLVATFRGTVYKIEKKVTDL; from the coding sequence ATGTCTCCACACGAACTCGCTCAATACATGCTCAATCAGGATCATTTCTCGCAATGGATGGGAATAAAACTCATCGAAGTGCGGGAAAAATATTGCCTGATCGAAATGCCAATCAAACAGGAAATGATCAATGGTTTACGAACCGTTCACGGCGGCGTTACCTTTTCACTTGCCGATTCTGCTTTGGCTTTTTCGAGCAATAATACCAATGAAGCTTCTGTGGCGTTGCATTGTTCCATGAACTTTACCAAAGCCGTAAGATTGGGTGATACTTTAATTGCGGAAAGCGTTCTGATTTCCGACACCCGAAAAACCGGAGTTTATGATATTTCGATCACCAATCAGCATAAAGTTCTGGTGGCGACTTTCCGTGGAACGGTTTATAAAATTGAGAAAAAGGTGACGGATTTGTAA
- a CDS encoding IS1182 family transposase, whose translation MLVQQEKLALSSYSGLYDLIVPRENLLRKINELIDFSFIYDELLNKYCLSNGRNAESPVRMFKYLLLKSIYTVSDVDVVERSRYDMSFKYFLGMTPEENVINPSSLTKFRKLRLKDSDLLSLLIGKTVSIAIEKGIIKSKSIIVDATHTLSRSNPFSTIEALRERSKLLRKTIYQFDDEFKTKMPSKNTDNDLNKELDYCRELEKRIENEPAVCEIPAVKEKLNLLKEMMEDTNEQLVFSKDGDAKTGHKSADSSFFGYKTHLAMTEERIITAAVVTSGEKGDGPELPKLLQMSQDNGMEVDAIIGDAAYSGKENLKLAKEQNIKVVARLNPAITQGFRKDEDQFDYNKDADRFVCPAGHIAIRKARQGKKNKGKNQVDTYYFDVEKCKVCPLNEGCYKAGAKSKTYSVSIKSNFHQEQMVFQESDYYKEKSKHRYKIEAKNSELKNVHGYDRAIAYGIENMQMQGAMAIFAVNLKRILKLI comes from the coding sequence ATGTTGGTACAGCAAGAGAAACTAGCACTGAGTTCCTATTCCGGATTATATGATTTAATTGTTCCCAGAGAAAATCTTCTTCGTAAAATTAATGAGCTTATTGATTTTTCTTTTATCTATGATGAGCTTTTGAACAAATATTGTTTAAGCAACGGGCGTAATGCAGAAAGCCCTGTGCGGATGTTCAAGTACCTGCTTTTGAAAAGTATTTATACGGTTTCTGATGTAGATGTGGTGGAGCGTTCCCGGTATGATATGTCGTTCAAGTATTTTTTGGGAATGACTCCCGAGGAGAATGTCATTAATCCCAGTTCGCTTACAAAATTCAGAAAACTGCGTTTGAAAGACAGCGATCTGTTAAGTTTACTTATAGGCAAAACTGTGAGCATTGCCATTGAAAAAGGGATCATCAAATCCAAATCAATTATTGTAGACGCGACGCATACCCTGTCGAGAAGCAACCCGTTTTCAACGATAGAAGCATTGCGGGAACGCTCAAAATTACTTCGGAAAACCATTTATCAGTTTGATGACGAATTTAAAACCAAAATGCCTTCAAAAAACACCGATAATGATCTAAACAAGGAATTGGATTATTGCAGAGAACTCGAAAAACGTATTGAAAACGAACCCGCTGTCTGTGAGATCCCTGCCGTAAAGGAGAAGCTGAACCTTCTGAAAGAAATGATGGAAGATACTAACGAGCAATTGGTTTTTTCAAAAGATGGTGACGCCAAAACAGGTCACAAATCTGCTGACAGTTCATTTTTCGGATACAAAACACATCTGGCGATGACCGAAGAGCGCATTATCACGGCAGCCGTTGTAACTTCTGGGGAGAAGGGTGATGGCCCGGAGCTTCCAAAATTATTGCAGATGAGCCAAGATAACGGGATGGAGGTAGATGCCATTATTGGCGATGCCGCGTACAGCGGAAAAGAAAATCTGAAATTAGCAAAGGAACAAAACATCAAAGTGGTCGCCCGACTGAATCCCGCCATCACTCAAGGGTTCCGAAAAGATGAAGATCAGTTTGATTACAATAAAGATGCTGACCGTTTTGTTTGTCCCGCAGGGCACATCGCAATCCGCAAGGCTAGGCAGGGCAAAAAAAACAAAGGAAAAAATCAGGTTGACACTTATTATTTTGATGTCGAAAAGTGCAAGGTTTGCCCACTGAACGAAGGCTGCTACAAAGCCGGGGCGAAATCCAAAACCTATTCAGTCTCCATCAAATCCAATTTTCATCAGGAACAAATGGTTTTTCAGGAAAGCGATTATTACAAGGAAAAATCGAAACACCGCTATAAAATTGAAGCCAAAAACAGCGAACTTAAAAATGTGCACGGCTATGACAGAGCGATTGCTTACGGCATCGAAAATATGCAAATGCAGGGTGCAATGGCTATTTTCGCAGTTAATTTGAAGAGGATACTGAAGTTAATATAG
- a CDS encoding 3-hydroxyacyl-CoA dehydrogenase NAD-binding domain-containing protein, with protein MKVGIIGSGTMGIGIAQVAATSGCEVFLYDTNVAQTEKSLANLKKILDILVEKQKIAEEKSEYIFNKIKPCTKLLDFKDCDLVIEAIIENKEIKTKVFQNLEEIVSDKCIISSNTSSISITSLSSELKIPSRFIGIHFFNPAPLMPLVEVIPGLLTENKLAQEIYTLMESWGKIPVIAKDVPGFIVNRIARSFYGEALRIVEENIATPEQVDDAMRTLGNFKMGPFELMDLIGIDVNFSVTKTVYADYFHDPKYKPSLLQQRMAEGKLLGRKTGKGFYDYSKESQEPRVKSQDIAINRELYEMIFMRIISMLINEAVEAKRLGIANDEDLELAMQKGVNYPKGLLAWGKEIGYSIISETLQKLYDEYQEERYRQSPLLRKMH; from the coding sequence ATGAAAGTAGGAATTATCGGTTCTGGAACAATGGGAATAGGAATTGCGCAGGTTGCGGCAACTTCTGGATGTGAGGTTTTTCTGTATGACACAAATGTTGCGCAAACAGAAAAATCATTAGCAAACCTTAAGAAAATTCTGGACATATTGGTTGAAAAACAAAAAATAGCTGAAGAAAAAAGCGAGTATATTTTCAATAAAATCAAACCTTGCACCAAACTTCTGGATTTCAAAGATTGCGATTTGGTGATTGAAGCCATTATTGAAAACAAAGAAATCAAGACCAAAGTTTTCCAGAATTTAGAAGAAATTGTCTCCGATAAATGTATTATTTCGAGCAATACTTCTTCGATTTCAATTACTTCCCTTTCTTCGGAATTAAAAATACCTTCAAGATTTATCGGAATTCATTTTTTTAATCCTGCACCTTTAATGCCTTTGGTTGAAGTGATTCCGGGATTATTAACAGAAAATAAATTAGCCCAGGAAATTTATACTTTAATGGAAAGCTGGGGGAAAATTCCCGTGATTGCGAAAGATGTTCCAGGATTTATTGTGAACCGAATTGCACGTTCGTTTTATGGTGAAGCGTTGAGAATTGTTGAAGAAAACATCGCGACTCCTGAACAGGTTGATGATGCGATGCGAACTTTGGGGAATTTCAAAATGGGACCGTTTGAATTAATGGATCTTATTGGAATTGACGTCAATTTCTCAGTAACGAAAACCGTTTACGCTGATTATTTTCACGATCCGAAATACAAACCGAGTTTGCTGCAGCAAAGAATGGCAGAAGGAAAATTACTCGGCAGAAAAACTGGAAAAGGATTCTATGATTATTCTAAAGAGAGCCAAGAGCCAAGAGTAAAGAGCCAAGACATTGCGATAAACAGAGAATTATATGAAATGATTTTCATGAGAATTATTTCAATGCTCATCAATGAAGCCGTAGAAGCAAAACGACTCGGAATTGCGAATGATGAAGATCTGGAACTCGCGATGCAAAAAGGCGTGAATTATCCAAAAGGTTTATTGGCTTGGGGAAAAGAAATCGGTTATTCAATAATTTCTGAAACCTTGCAAAAATTGTACGACGAATATCAGGAAGAAAGATACAGACAAAGCCCGTTACTTCGGAAAATGCATTAA
- a CDS encoding DUF695 domain-containing protein, which produces MTELKKLNKSTYQEFWKWFETKEKEFFNAVKERQNIDEIFLNIILPRLKELNENFFILVGMSDDLTAELIITVDGSIKDIVYAEELIAEAPPLENWKLTALKPELDIENVSIRMGDYIFDKNNIYFYSNDDEDYPDEIDLVFVHEDLNDQNENEIINGTYLFIDNYLGELNFVTQIDNFSIEGKSEVEKELIPIGKLKDFLSWREREFTEKYEDSKIDTTEDSYSLLEGTLENGFPLLATVNVDLLQWNEKASHPWISVLRIAYLGDKDNGFPDDEDYDLFNKIEEEIILELNSEEGNLNLGRETADNIREIYFVSKDFRKISKVLAETVQKYPDYDMTFEIYKDKYWQSFERYGIH; this is translated from the coding sequence ATGACTGAATTAAAAAAACTGAACAAATCCACTTATCAAGAGTTTTGGAAGTGGTTTGAAACCAAGGAAAAAGAATTTTTCAATGCGGTGAAAGAACGCCAAAATATTGATGAAATTTTCTTAAATATCATTCTGCCGCGATTGAAGGAATTGAATGAAAATTTCTTCATCCTTGTAGGAATGTCTGATGATCTTACTGCCGAACTCATTATCACCGTTGATGGAAGCATTAAAGATATCGTGTACGCCGAAGAACTTATTGCTGAAGCTCCTCCTCTTGAAAATTGGAAGCTCACCGCGCTCAAACCGGAGCTGGATATTGAGAATGTGAGCATCAGAATGGGTGATTACATTTTCGACAAAAACAATATCTATTTCTATTCCAACGACGACGAGGATTATCCGGATGAAATTGATTTGGTTTTTGTTCATGAAGATTTAAATGACCAAAATGAAAACGAGATCATCAATGGAACTTATCTGTTTATCGATAATTATTTGGGTGAATTAAATTTTGTAACTCAGATTGATAATTTTAGCATCGAAGGAAAAAGTGAAGTTGAAAAAGAACTGATTCCTATCGGAAAATTAAAAGATTTTCTAAGTTGGCGCGAAAGAGAATTTACTGAAAAATACGAAGATTCAAAAATTGACACTACTGAAGATTCTTACTCTTTATTAGAAGGAACTTTGGAAAACGGTTTTCCTTTGCTCGCCACCGTGAATGTCGATTTATTACAATGGAATGAAAAAGCTTCGCATCCGTGGATCTCAGTTTTGAGAATTGCCTATTTAGGTGACAAAGACAACGGTTTTCCGGATGATGAAGATTATGATTTGTTTAATAAAATCGAAGAGGAAATAATACTCGAACTCAATTCTGAAGAAGGAAACTTGAATTTGGGCAGGGAAACTGCTGATAATATCAGAGAAATTTACTTCGTGAGCAAAGATTTCCGTAAAATATCTAAAGTTTTGGCAGAAACCGTTCAAAAATATCCGGACTACGATATGACGTTCGAAATCTATAAAGATAAGTATTGGCAATCATTTGAACGATACGGAATTCATTAA
- a CDS encoding enoyl-CoA hydratase-related protein: MYTNLEIESHLDGKLQIAFLNHPETFNSLNKTLLTELKNFIHDGSRNEQVRCLAISGRGKAFCSGQNLKDAMSFSDPEEDRVIQRMVIDYYNPLVKEIANARKPVISLVNGPAVGAGAMLALICDFTLATESSYFSQAFVNIGLIPDTGGTYWLPKLLGRQQANYLAFTGKKLSAKEAKDLGLIADVFEDENFLVNAMGVLEQISNLPTKAISLTKKAFNESYDNSLSKQLDIEGILQQEAAESEDFMEGVSAFLEKRKPEYKGR, translated from the coding sequence ATGTATACGAATCTCGAAATCGAATCTCACCTTGACGGAAAATTACAAATCGCTTTCCTGAATCATCCGGAAACTTTTAACAGTTTAAATAAAACTTTATTAACGGAACTGAAAAACTTCATACACGATGGAAGCCGCAATGAACAAGTTCGTTGTCTGGCGATTTCAGGTCGTGGAAAAGCCTTCTGCTCCGGGCAAAACTTAAAAGATGCCATGTCTTTTAGCGATCCCGAAGAAGACCGCGTGATTCAAAGAATGGTGATCGATTATTATAATCCTTTGGTGAAAGAAATCGCAAACGCTAGAAAGCCGGTTATTTCTTTGGTGAACGGTCCTGCAGTTGGCGCCGGCGCGATGTTGGCTTTGATTTGTGATTTTACTTTGGCGACGGAATCTTCTTATTTTTCCCAGGCTTTTGTGAACATCGGGTTGATTCCTGATACGGGCGGAACATACTGGTTACCAAAACTTTTGGGAAGACAACAGGCGAATTATCTGGCTTTTACAGGAAAGAAATTATCTGCAAAAGAAGCAAAAGATTTAGGATTAATTGCTGATGTTTTTGAAGACGAGAATTTCCTTGTGAATGCAATGGGAGTTTTGGAACAGATTTCAAATTTACCGACAAAAGCAATTTCTTTAACCAAAAAAGCATTCAATGAATCTTACGATAACAGCTTGAGCAAACAACTGGATATCGAGGGAATTCTACAACAGGAAGCTGCTGAGTCAGAAGATTTTATGGAAGGAGTTTCTGCGTTTTTAGAAAAAAGAAAGCCGGAATATAAAGGAAGATAA
- the paaB gene encoding 1,2-phenylacetyl-CoA epoxidase subunit PaaB: MSNLDVWEVFIQTKPGLSHKHAGTVQAATAEMALQAARDVYTRRMEGTSIWVVPSKYLVTSEGIDKEAFFDPADDKLYRHPTFYEIPNDVKNM, translated from the coding sequence ATGAGCAACTTAGATGTATGGGAAGTTTTTATCCAGACAAAACCCGGACTTTCCCATAAACACGCAGGAACTGTACAGGCCGCAACGGCAGAAATGGCACTTCAAGCCGCAAGAGACGTGTATACCAGAAGAATGGAAGGAACCTCAATTTGGGTCGTTCCGAGTAAATATTTGGTAACTTCTGAAGGAATCGATAAAGAAGCATTTTTTGATCCGGCAGATGATAAACTGTACCGTCATCCGACTTTTTACGAAATCCCGAATGATGTAAAAAACATGTAG
- a CDS encoding helix-turn-helix domain-containing protein yields the protein MEIKPIKTAQDYNQALQRLELIFDAKKGTKEGDELEVLAILIEKYEDNNFPIDLPDPIEAIKFRMEQMDYSQNDLAKVIGLKSRASEILNKKRKLSLEMIRNLHAIMKIPTEVLIQSY from the coding sequence ATGGAAATTAAACCTATAAAAACTGCACAGGATTATAACCAGGCATTGCAAAGACTTGAACTTATTTTTGATGCAAAAAAAGGAACAAAAGAAGGCGACGAACTTGAAGTCTTGGCTATTCTGATTGAAAAATATGAAGATAATAATTTTCCGATTGATTTACCGGATCCTATTGAAGCCATAAAATTCAGGATGGAACAAATGGATTATTCCCAAAATGATTTGGCAAAAGTTATTGGTTTAAAAAGTAGAGCAAGTGAAATTTTAAATAAAAAAAGAAAACTTTCTTTGGAAATGATTAGAAACCTGCATGCAATCATGAAAATACCAACTGAAGTATTAATTCAATCTTATTGA
- the paaD gene encoding 1,2-phenylacetyl-CoA epoxidase subunit PaaD produces MEQDLFELLSLIPDPEIPVINIVELGIVREAKMISDNEVEIVITPTYSACPAMFNIEEDIIKLFKEKGIQAKVTTKISPIWTTDWITDEAREKLRVYGITPPEKGSHEDHLNIPKKCPRCGSENTRQISRFGSTLCKASYQCNDCLEPFDYFKCH; encoded by the coding sequence ATAGAACAAGACTTATTCGAACTCCTTTCCCTGATTCCCGATCCCGAAATTCCCGTGATCAATATTGTGGAACTCGGCATCGTGCGCGAAGCAAAAATGATTTCTGACAATGAAGTCGAAATTGTGATTACACCGACTTATTCGGCTTGCCCCGCCATGTTTAATATTGAAGAAGACATTATTAAACTTTTTAAAGAAAAAGGAATACAGGCAAAAGTCACCACGAAAATCTCCCCAATTTGGACCACCGACTGGATTACCGACGAAGCCCGGGAAAAACTCCGCGTTTACGGAATCACGCCTCCCGAAAAAGGTTCGCACGAAGATCATTTGAATATCCCGAAAAAATGTCCGAGATGTGGTTCTGAAAACACCAGACAGATCAGCCGTTTCGGTTCTACGCTTTGCAAAGCCAGTTATCAGTGCAACGACTGTTTGGAACCTTTCGATTATTTCAAATGCCACTAA
- the paaC gene encoding 1,2-phenylacetyl-CoA epoxidase subunit PaaC produces MNPLFNYTLKLADDTLIFGQRLGELCGQGPYLEEDIALTNIALDYLGQSNNFYKYAAQIQDLGKTEDDLAFLRLEKEYLNCQLSELPNGDYANTILKVYFFSVYQKILYQELMKSSDEQLSAIAEKSLKEVKYHYTHTSTWIKMFAGGTEESKIRVKNAVENLWEYTGGMFAETPGEEDLAKLEIVPDGKHIHEVWTKTVTEDFKNFGIEIPESDFMQKGSRTGYHTEYFGFILCELQFMQRTYPNCAW; encoded by the coding sequence ATGAATCCACTTTTTAATTATACTTTAAAATTAGCCGATGATACTTTGATTTTTGGTCAAAGACTGGGCGAATTATGCGGACAGGGACCTTATCTGGAAGAAGATATCGCCTTGACGAATATCGCGCTGGATTATCTCGGACAGTCCAATAATTTTTATAAATACGCCGCTCAAATTCAGGATTTGGGAAAAACAGAAGACGATTTGGCGTTCCTGCGTTTGGAAAAAGAATATCTGAACTGTCAGTTATCCGAACTTCCAAATGGCGATTATGCGAACACAATTTTGAAAGTCTATTTCTTTTCGGTTTATCAGAAAATTCTTTATCAGGAATTAATGAAAAGCAGCGATGAACAACTTTCCGCCATCGCCGAAAAATCTTTAAAAGAAGTAAAATACCATTATACGCATACTTCAACCTGGATTAAAATGTTTGCAGGCGGAACCGAAGAAAGTAAAATCCGCGTAAAAAATGCAGTTGAAAATCTGTGGGAATATACCGGCGGAATGTTTGCGGAAACTCCAGGCGAAGAAGATTTAGCAAAATTAGAAATCGTTCCCGACGGAAAACACATTCACGAAGTGTGGACAAAAACAGTGACTGAAGATTTCAAAAATTTTGGAATAGAAATTCCGGAAAGTGATTTTATGCAAAAAGGTTCGCGAACCGGTTATCACACAGAATATTTTGGTTTTATTTTGTGCGAACTGCAGTTTATGCAGAGAACTTATCCGAATTGCGCTTGGTAA
- the hutI gene encoding imidazolonepropionase encodes MKLIGPFKQIVTLANLPLRGKLSDNQLEIINEGGLLIKDGKIEIVDSFQNLKNKFPDVEIENIESEQICLPAFTDSHTHICFGGNRANDFAMRNAGKTYLEIAESGGGIWSSVQHTRLANEEELLETTLERINFLISLGITTIEIKSGYGLDVENELKMLRVIKKAQEFTKATLVPTCLSAHLKPRDFEGSSAEYLNYIIAEILPKVKEENLAKRVDIFIEKSAFLPGESKTFLLKAKELGFEITVHADQFTSGSSRLAVEVGAKSADHLEATIDEDIEFLAKSETVATALPGASLGLGEKFTPARKILDAGGILAIASDWNPGSAPMGNLITQASILATFEKLSTAEVLAGITFRSAFALNLEDRGTLEKGKKADFVTFETDNFQNVLYQQGSLKAESIYIDGEKQSS; translated from the coding sequence ATGAAATTAATTGGTCCTTTCAAACAAATTGTTACCCTTGCCAATCTTCCTTTACGTGGGAAATTATCAGATAATCAACTTGAAATCATTAATGAAGGCGGACTTTTAATTAAAGACGGAAAAATAGAAATCGTAGATTCTTTTCAAAATTTAAAAAACAAATTCCCAGATGTTGAGATTGAAAATATAGAAAGTGAACAGATTTGTTTGCCGGCTTTTACTGATTCTCACACGCATATTTGTTTCGGTGGAAACCGGGCCAATGATTTTGCCATGCGAAATGCCGGAAAAACTTATCTTGAAATCGCAGAAAGTGGCGGCGGAATTTGGAGTTCCGTGCAACATACAAGATTGGCGAATGAAGAAGAATTGTTAGAAACGACTTTAGAAAGAATCAACTTCCTGATTTCATTGGGAATTACGACGATTGAAATAAAATCCGGTTATGGTTTGGATGTAGAAAATGAGTTGAAAATGTTGCGTGTGATCAAAAAAGCACAGGAATTTACAAAAGCGACTTTAGTTCCGACTTGTCTTTCAGCGCATTTAAAACCAAGAGATTTTGAAGGAAGTTCAGCAGAATATCTAAACTATATTATTGCTGAAATTTTACCCAAAGTAAAAGAAGAAAACCTGGCGAAAAGAGTTGATATTTTCATTGAAAAATCTGCGTTTTTACCGGGAGAAAGTAAAACGTTTCTATTAAAAGCTAAAGAATTAGGTTTTGAAATAACCGTTCACGCCGATCAGTTTACGTCGGGAAGTTCAAGACTTGCGGTAGAAGTTGGCGCAAAATCCGCCGATCATTTAGAAGCAACAATTGATGAAGATATTGAGTTTCTAGCGAAATCAGAAACTGTGGCAACAGCACTTCCGGGAGCGAGTTTAGGTTTAGGAGAAAAATTTACGCCAGCCAGAAAAATTTTAGATGCAGGTGGAATTCTAGCCATCGCTTCCGATTGGAATCCCGGTTCTGCACCGATGGGAAATCTGATTACACAAGCTTCCATTTTAGCCACTTTCGAAAAATTATCAACGGCAGAAGTTTTGGCGGGAATCACTTTCCGTTCGGCTTTTGCTTTAAATTTAGAAGACCGCGGAACTTTAGAAAAAGGGAAGAAAGCAGATTTTGTTACTTTTGAAACTGATAATTTCCAGAACGTGCTTTATCAGCAGGGAAGTTTAAAAGCGGAATCTATTTATATTGACGGCGAAAAACAATCATCATGA
- a CDS encoding RNA polymerase sigma factor, translating into MTHAVFKDTVFCLKDEMYRFAKRFVMSSDEAEDVVQDLMMKFWQKKEELANFGNLKSYAMKSVKNECLNRLKHEDVKMGFADFQMHRSELYQVETNNLKEQIIGFINQLPEKQKAVIHLKDVEEYDVSEIAEMLDMEENAVRVNLMRARQKVKDQIQKLMDFENRMIDSL; encoded by the coding sequence ATGACTCATGCAGTTTTTAAGGATACGGTATTTTGCCTCAAAGATGAGATGTATCGTTTTGCGAAAAGATTTGTCATGAGCAGCGATGAAGCCGAAGATGTTGTACAGGATTTAATGATGAAATTCTGGCAGAAAAAAGAAGAACTCGCTAATTTCGGCAATCTGAAATCCTACGCGATGAAATCGGTGAAAAATGAATGTCTGAACCGACTGAAGCACGAAGATGTGAAAATGGGTTTTGCAGATTTTCAGATGCATCGAAGTGAGCTTTATCAGGTGGAAACCAATAATCTGAAAGAACAAATCATCGGATTCATCAACCAACTGCCAGAAAAACAGAAAGCCGTGATTCACCTGAAAGATGTAGAGGAATATGACGTCTCGGAAATTGCAGAAATGCTGGATATGGAAGAAAATGCAGTGCGTGTAAATCTAATGAGAGCAAGGCAAAAGGTAAAAGACCAGATTCAAAAGCTGATGGATTTCGAAAATAGAATGATTGATAGTTTATAA